A window from Sphingobacterium hotanense encodes these proteins:
- a CDS encoding class I SAM-dependent methyltransferase codes for MNSKKLVSAKIEDFYNQASEEDRLSKGLGIFEFERIKALISRYLPKLGVVIDVGGGTGKYAEWLAKEGHDVHMVEPLDKHLKIAQKRSEKAKRPFEVIKGEAQRLDFKDGFADVVIMHGPLYHLQSEEARLRAISEAKRVLKPGGVVLGFAINYTASTIVGLLNGLIHGPSFLDMCKSELTTGIHNAPSDLPWVMAESFYHKPAQLKAEFEAAGLRFDKLYAVEGITWLDKHYFESMLNAKKRKNLDLITEITENDEHLLALSPHMMIAAFV; via the coding sequence ATGAACAGCAAGAAATTGGTTAGCGCGAAGATTGAGGATTTCTACAATCAGGCTTCGGAGGAGGATAGACTCAGCAAGGGTTTGGGGATATTTGAATTTGAAAGGATCAAAGCATTAATTTCTAGGTATTTGCCGAAGTTGGGGGTGGTCATTGATGTTGGTGGTGGTACTGGTAAGTATGCAGAATGGCTAGCCAAGGAGGGGCATGATGTTCATATGGTTGAACCTTTGGATAAGCATCTCAAGATTGCTCAAAAGCGTTCGGAAAAGGCTAAAAGGCCTTTTGAGGTGATTAAAGGGGAGGCGCAGCGTTTGGATTTTAAGGACGGGTTTGCGGATGTGGTGATAATGCATGGTCCGTTGTATCATCTGCAAAGTGAGGAGGCGAGGTTGCGCGCTATTTCGGAGGCGAAGCGTGTGCTGAAGCCTGGTGGAGTGGTATTGGGATTTGCAATTAATTATACGGCGTCTACTATTGTGGGTTTGTTGAATGGTTTGATTCATGGTCCTTCTTTTTTGGATATGTGCAAGTCGGAACTGACAACGGGCATTCATAATGCGCCTTCGGACTTGCCTTGGGTGATGGCGGAATCGTTTTACCATAAGCCTGCACAGCTAAAGGCGGAGTTTGAAGCGGCGGGATTGAGGTTTGATAAATTATACGCCGTGGAGGGTATTACCTGGCTGGACAAGCACTATTTTGAGAGTATGTTAAATGCTAAGAAGAGAAAGAATCTGGATTTGATTACCGAGATTACGGAAAATGATGAGCATTTGCTGGCATTGAGTCCGCATATGATGATTGCGGCGTTTGTTTAG
- a CDS encoding Plug domain-containing protein has protein sequence MIASLFKKILIAIMLFLSKQITAQTENIDGYILSDGKPIPSVYIRLTSGSKVLAYSNSDNSGYFIIKIPENINISQLHLETSHLSFQPTKTRLSEDKTTYKFILQPKSTEIQALDIKRSQRLRANGDTLVFKVDSFARNEDRTIEDVLARMPGMHVAESGKISFNGKEITAIYLDGSNLLDEKYEFGSKTIPNKIIENIEVLQRHIHHKVLQDNTLSDDIAINLVLKDEATLKVMGRSTLGLGLPEQYDLELSAMLLNKNIKSLNGIHGNNLGKDLSSMFIGHTDFKRNSRIVDPLPKNLLRQETITSATGHPYINNTAKSRFLASNNYFRIRQNGSLRLIAQQHLGRREPLVFSYNDNFASLDSIRFIEDPNSTPVLRGTVLAAQFEINSPTYFLSNNAYMEIDRRKETSDLLGNSMQLNHPYRHKLLQWSNHFRYSPKLKNGDIVDIQWTIEHKDSEERLQVEQFTADPFTTNKKEDIARQQLELPIFANLIRASYKFNKGVLKHSYLLGLLNERQKFNSELDLSGSEYQFSELGLREQINNLDWHNNEFYFVPMLETKVKQWEFSVALPVIAQHIHYLDPTNDLDKSRDKVYFNPLFNSKFFLNSQDYLQLRFQHHRSIGNMANFFCKPILKTYRSLANNMVDLREKKKNELTLKYNIQRPLKLFFGNITAKYASVRYPDLLATLVTDNLLSKIVVPGAHKSQEYGLILFATQYINALRGPLQLHASWTNLKDDMAVQRQATKLDQSAVVINPSIDMQFHKKFSVNYGLHYSWFKSEIVAFHVPSDRIMSSNLIQSIKLAYTPIKPLFVEYSFNHQHNKQGIFTNNHLFMDLFARISLPKRKVDLEVELKNIANIKNYHHQVLTSDELYSTVYHLRGRMLNAQVSLISKT, from the coding sequence ATGATAGCCTCCTTGTTCAAGAAGATCTTAATTGCAATAATGCTGTTCTTATCCAAACAAATCACTGCACAAACCGAAAATATAGACGGCTATATCCTTTCGGACGGTAAACCTATACCCTCGGTTTATATAAGGCTTACCTCAGGCTCTAAGGTACTTGCTTATAGCAATAGCGACAATAGCGGTTATTTTATTATCAAAATTCCAGAAAACATCAATATAAGTCAGCTTCATTTGGAAACTAGCCACTTATCTTTTCAACCGACTAAAACACGGCTATCGGAAGATAAGACAACGTATAAATTTATCCTCCAACCTAAATCTACCGAAATTCAAGCCCTGGATATCAAACGATCGCAAAGGTTAAGAGCGAATGGCGATACTTTGGTATTTAAAGTTGATTCATTTGCCAGAAATGAAGATCGTACGATCGAAGATGTTCTGGCACGTATGCCCGGCATGCATGTGGCAGAGTCTGGGAAAATAAGCTTTAATGGAAAGGAGATTACCGCCATCTATCTCGATGGAAGCAACCTGTTAGACGAAAAGTATGAATTCGGAAGCAAGACCATCCCCAATAAAATTATTGAAAATATCGAAGTGTTACAACGTCACATACACCACAAAGTGCTTCAAGACAATACATTGAGCGATGATATCGCCATCAACCTGGTGTTAAAAGACGAGGCGACCCTAAAAGTCATGGGACGCTCAACTCTGGGTTTAGGCCTTCCCGAACAATATGATCTGGAACTGTCAGCAATGCTTTTAAACAAGAATATTAAAAGCCTAAATGGTATACATGGAAATAATTTGGGAAAAGACCTATCCAGCATGTTTATCGGCCATACAGATTTTAAGCGAAATAGCCGAATCGTAGATCCATTACCAAAAAATCTGCTGCGACAAGAGACCATTACCTCGGCAACGGGACATCCTTATATCAACAACACCGCGAAAAGTCGATTTCTAGCGTCAAACAATTATTTCCGAATACGCCAGAACGGATCACTACGGCTTATAGCACAACAACATTTGGGGCGAAGAGAGCCCTTAGTATTTTCATATAATGATAACTTCGCAAGCCTAGACAGCATCCGCTTTATAGAAGACCCAAACAGCACGCCGGTGCTACGAGGAACTGTATTGGCAGCGCAATTCGAAATCAACAGCCCCACTTACTTTCTCAGCAACAATGCCTATATGGAGATTGACCGAAGGAAGGAAACTTCGGATCTGCTAGGAAATTCAATGCAATTGAACCATCCATATCGACATAAGCTCCTACAATGGAGCAATCATTTCCGTTACAGCCCAAAACTAAAAAACGGAGACATTGTCGATATACAATGGACTATAGAACATAAAGATTCCGAAGAACGTCTGCAGGTAGAACAATTTACCGCAGACCCATTCACCACGAACAAAAAAGAAGATATCGCACGCCAACAGTTAGAACTCCCCATTTTTGCCAATCTAATTCGAGCATCTTATAAGTTCAACAAAGGAGTCTTAAAACACAGCTATCTTCTAGGACTTTTGAACGAACGTCAAAAATTTAACAGCGAGCTGGACTTATCAGGTTCAGAATATCAGTTTTCCGAACTCGGCCTCCGTGAACAAATAAACAACCTCGACTGGCACAACAACGAATTCTACTTTGTACCCATGCTAGAAACAAAAGTAAAACAGTGGGAATTTTCTGTCGCTTTGCCGGTCATTGCCCAACATATACACTATTTGGACCCCACGAATGATTTGGATAAGAGCAGAGATAAGGTCTATTTTAACCCTTTGTTCAATAGCAAATTCTTCCTCAATTCGCAAGACTATCTACAGCTGCGCTTCCAACATCATCGATCGATAGGCAATATGGCTAATTTTTTCTGCAAACCAATATTAAAAACCTACCGTAGTTTAGCCAATAACATGGTCGACCTGCGCGAGAAAAAGAAGAATGAACTTACTTTGAAATACAATATACAGCGTCCATTAAAACTATTCTTCGGGAATATCACCGCAAAATATGCTTCCGTCAGGTATCCGGATCTGCTAGCAACATTAGTCACCGACAATTTGCTGTCTAAAATCGTGGTCCCAGGTGCTCACAAATCGCAAGAATATGGATTGATCTTGTTTGCTACACAATATATAAACGCACTCCGCGGCCCTCTGCAGCTCCACGCGAGTTGGACAAACCTTAAGGATGATATGGCCGTGCAAAGACAAGCAACCAAGCTGGATCAATCGGCTGTAGTAATCAACCCGTCAATTGACATGCAATTTCATAAGAAATTCAGCGTAAATTATGGACTCCACTATTCCTGGTTTAAAAGTGAGATCGTCGCTTTTCATGTTCCAAGCGACCGTATTATGAGCAGCAATTTAATTCAGTCTATCAAATTAGCCTATACCCCGATTAAACCGCTCTTTGTAGAATATAGCTTCAATCATCAGCATAATAAACAGGGCATCTTTACAAACAATCACCTGTTTATGGATCTTTTCGCTCGTATTAGCCTACCAAAAAGGAAAGTTGATCTAGAAGTAGAACTCAAAAACATCGCAAACATCAAAAACTACCACCATCAAGTATTAACCTCCGACGAACTCTATAGCACAGTTTACCATCTAAGAGGACGTATGCTCAACGCACAAGTATCTTTAATTTCTAAAACTTGA
- a CDS encoding M60 family metallopeptidase, with protein MKRTILTLAVACLMASMGYAQSAKEVKHTYQQLSVFEDPLALTLKKGTSKKIINKIEDEHIRKHALNVLAGNYKSDYKLADYHAILSPTTLGHQLSIGDGYSKYQNITGVYLPVGKHIVLAEGIERGKDIKLIVPNWLRQAPDPKEPTKDPKGWGIEKEVFELQNGVNIIDLKDFGSLAYIYYFSENPKEEKPIRVHFLTGQVNGYFDSQKQNNADWDKLLDKAVYGVVDAKGKYIQTAYPVADLKKYAGGKGVELINNYDSLVHRQHRIMGLIKYNRVPENKILSRVNYNYYMFRDGDGVAYMGGKSGYAMAMVLDPARVISGDPCWGFSHEVGHVHQTRPKLSWGGLGEVSNNIYSLYVTTSFGNKSRISEQGNYAKARASIIDKKISYLQDPDVFNRLVPFWQLQLYYAGPGKKADFYPNLFETFRQQESKENPWNRDRNPAVHQLNFVKTACEVAKEDLTDFFDQYGFFYVGEFEMDDYGKYDYRMTQAMVDKCKAEIKALNLPKPKGDISAMKD; from the coding sequence ATGAAAAGAACCATTTTAACTCTTGCGGTAGCATGTTTAATGGCGTCGATGGGTTATGCTCAGAGTGCTAAGGAAGTTAAACATACATATCAGCAATTATCTGTTTTTGAAGATCCTTTAGCGCTGACGCTTAAAAAAGGGACTTCTAAAAAAATCATCAACAAAATAGAGGATGAGCATATCCGTAAGCATGCCTTAAACGTTTTGGCGGGCAACTATAAGTCTGACTATAAACTGGCAGATTATCATGCGATCCTGTCACCTACGACCCTGGGTCATCAACTGAGCATAGGAGATGGATATAGTAAGTATCAGAATATAACGGGCGTATATTTACCGGTTGGAAAACATATCGTGCTTGCTGAAGGAATTGAAAGAGGGAAGGATATTAAACTAATTGTTCCGAACTGGTTAAGACAGGCACCTGATCCGAAGGAGCCGACAAAGGATCCGAAGGGATGGGGTATAGAAAAAGAGGTCTTCGAACTCCAAAATGGCGTTAATATTATTGATCTGAAGGATTTCGGCAGTTTAGCATATATCTATTATTTCTCGGAAAATCCGAAAGAGGAGAAGCCTATTCGTGTTCACTTTTTGACAGGGCAGGTGAATGGTTACTTCGATAGCCAGAAGCAGAACAATGCAGATTGGGATAAGTTATTGGATAAAGCAGTTTATGGCGTTGTCGATGCGAAAGGGAAATACATTCAAACAGCTTATCCGGTTGCTGATTTAAAGAAATATGCTGGAGGTAAGGGTGTGGAATTGATCAACAACTACGACTCTCTTGTACACCGTCAACACCGCATTATGGGACTGATCAAATATAATCGTGTACCGGAAAATAAGATCTTATCTCGTGTTAACTATAACTACTATATGTTCAGAGATGGCGATGGAGTTGCCTACATGGGCGGCAAGAGCGGTTATGCGATGGCGATGGTCTTAGATCCTGCACGTGTTATTAGTGGCGACCCCTGCTGGGGCTTCAGCCATGAAGTTGGCCATGTGCACCAAACAAGACCGAAGTTGAGTTGGGGCGGATTAGGCGAGGTGAGCAATAATATTTACTCGCTTTATGTGACGACTTCTTTCGGTAATAAATCGAGAATTTCTGAGCAAGGAAACTATGCTAAAGCGCGTGCTTCCATCATTGATAAGAAAATTTCCTACCTACAGGATCCGGATGTGTTCAACCGCTTGGTACCTTTCTGGCAATTGCAACTTTACTATGCTGGGCCAGGTAAAAAGGCGGATTTCTATCCAAATTTGTTTGAGACTTTCCGTCAGCAAGAATCGAAAGAGAATCCTTGGAATCGTGACAGAAATCCTGCGGTTCATCAGCTGAACTTTGTGAAAACCGCTTGTGAGGTTGCAAAGGAAGATTTAACTGATTTCTTTGATCAGTATGGGTTCTTCTATGTCGGCGAGTTCGAAATGGATGATTACGGCAAGTATGATTACCGTATGACGCAAGCTATGGTCGATAAATGTAAAGCGGAAATCAAAGCGTTGAATCTCCCGAAACCAAAGGGTGATATTAGCGCTATGAAAGATTGA